In Entelurus aequoreus isolate RoL-2023_Sb linkage group LG12, RoL_Eaeq_v1.1, whole genome shotgun sequence, the DNA window GTAGCGCACACTTGAATTTGCATGGCTTGCAGTGAGTAATCCCTGATGGCCAAAGAGGGAAAGGACTGGTGATTTGCATCAACTGGTGCTTTATAAATCCCAGTCCTTTTCCTCCTGCGCCATTTCATGTCTAAACAGTGCAACAAGCACATAACACAGTGTGTAATCCATTACAGGTATCTAGTGGTACTGGACGCCACCAAATAGGTAGAGATCGTATGAGATCAGCTCCAGCAGAGGGGTTGgaccaggggtctccaaactacggcccgtcagcgtccaaaatccggcccgcgggaagtcccaagtttaacatttttattttattttttattttttttaactattattttttttaatctgtcctttataatctattttctacggcttgttactctcggtgtctcctagccgctcaggcaaatcatattgtctaaaaatgcatttttccattgataacgtgacatcgttatcgatgggaaaaaaataaataaatgtaaaaacaaaacaaaacaaaacaaaaaaaaatatatatatatatatatatatatatatataaatatatatatatatatatatacatatatatatatatatatatgtatatatatatatatatatatatatatatatatatatatatatatatatatatatatatatatatatatatatatatatatatatatatatatatatacatactgtacatacagtacaagccaaaagtttggacaccctttctcatttcaatgcattttgtttattttcatgactatttacattgtagatcaggggtgctcacactttttctgcaggcgagctacttttcaattgagcaagtcgatatataatttatatttacttatttatgaaatgtatgtttttgttaacaagttaaaggtgtttaatgataatgcaagcatgtttaacacatatagttaatattgttaacaagttaaaggtgtttaatgataatacaagcatgtttaacacatatagttaatattgttaataagttaaaggtgttcaaagataatacaagcatgtttaacacgtatagttaatattgttaacaagttaaaggtgtttaaagataacacaagcatgtttaacacgtatagttaatattgttaacaagttaaaggtgtttaaagataatgcaagcatgtttaacacatatagattcctttctttcatgaagacaagaatataagttgatgtattacctgattctgatgacttgctttgataggaATCAGCCAGTGGTGctaataacgtccgcattttcaaatggaggagaaaaaaagtcctcctttctgtccaataccacatggaagtggttggtttttggcatcttatttgtccagcttccgtactcctttgtatacactttacaagaaatacattgtcggcaaactccgtagcttgccagTTTGTGCACGccggctttctgagactcttattttgttagcgcaggcaggatgtgTGGTGTGATTGTATTATGGGAGAACTACAGAGTCGACAGGCTATGACGTCACGGGGTGCGACGGAGCGGGAGACAGTGTGGGAGTGAGTCAGAGAGGACACTTGTTGTGATTGAGCTTGAGCTGATAAAAGTATCCACATTATAAAGTACAGCTGGACTCACGTATTTATTCAGTAACacgacatggtgtcagaagtcctGTAGTTAATGTGGAGTGCAGCCAAGTGGAAAGATAGTTTGTACGCGTCTGTGGATAACGAAGTAAGGACAACATGAGCGAGGGGGACGGAGTCGCTGCAGGGCCTGCACGGCCACCCAGCGCGCCGGTGGTTGCCGTGGGACCGTGCGCTACGTTCAACATCCAGCCACCGGAGTCCTTTGACTTTTCAAATCCACAAGAGTGGGACAAATGGATCCGGAGATTCGAAAGATTTCGCCTGGCAAGTAACCTAAATGCAAGCTCCGAGGACAATCAAGTGAACACATTGATTTATTGCATGGGGGACGAGGCGGATGATATTCTCCGTGGGTTAAATCTGACGGCCGCTCAAAGACGTACATACCAGGGAGTGCGCGAGGGATTACAAGGCTTCTTTGTTGTGAAGAAAAATGTTATCTACGAGCGTGCTAAGTTTAACATGCGCAAGCAGAAAGAAGGGGAGAGTGTGGATTCGTTTGTCACTGCACTATATGCGCTGGCGGAGCATTGTAGCTACGGGATGCTACACAATGAACTGATCAGAGACAGACTTGTTGTCGGATTGCAAGACAAGGGGCTGTCTGAACGCATGCAGTTGGACGCGGATCTAACCTTGGATAAAGCCATAAGAATGGCACGACAAAGCGAGGAGGTGAAAAGGCAGCAGTCTACTCTCCGAGGGGACACCACCAGATTAGAGGCAAGTGATGCAAAGTCTGTTGATAGAGTGTTCAAGAGCAACTTCAAGTCTGCTAAAAACAAACCTCAATATGCTGATAGCCCAAAGTACAAGCCACACAGTACTCAGTACAGCAAGGACAAGGGCGCACAGTCACTGTGTCAAAATTGTGGCAGCTCTCCATCCCATCCAAAAAGTGACTGTCCTGCTAACGATGTGAAATGTCATGCATGTGGGAGGAGGGGACATTACAAGCGTGTGTGCAAGTCCAAATCAGTGCATGAAGTTGAAGAGGATGAGGAGGAAATCTTCCTCGGCAGTGTCACGGAGGATGGGGATCCTTGGATGGTCAAAATTGGCATCCGTGAGAGCAGTGTGACATTCAAAATAGACACAGGTGCCGATGTGACAGTCTTGCCTCACTCAGTGTTCCTAAACACATACAGAAATGATCTACCTAGTCTCAGAAAGGCAACAAAGCCACTCCTGGGACCAGGAAGAAATCCCCTCGACGTGGTGGGCGTTGCCAGTTTGCTGCTGAGGAGAGGGGAAAAGACAGAGAGGGAGGATGTGTACATCGCTCGTCATGTGCATACTGCCCTGCTGGGAAGATCTGTGAGCTGTAGGCTGGGGCTTGTAGCACGCCTAGACAGCGTTACTATGGAGACATTAAAGGAGTACTACCCAAAATTATGCACCGGGCTCGGAGAAGTGCGGCAGCCATATTCCATCAAGCTGAGTCCAGGGGCAGAACCATTCTCACTAAAAACACCAAGGAGGATTCCATTGCCTTTAATGGACAAAGTCAAGCAGGAACTGTCCCGCATGGAACAACTCGGGGTGATAAGTCGAATTGAGGAGCCAACAGACTGGTGCGCTGGCATAGTGGTGGTGCCCAAAAAGACAGGTGCTGTACGTATATGTGTCGATCTCACCAAACTCAACGAGTCAGTGTGTAGGGAAAAGTTCATCCTGCCATCAGTAGAGGAAACACTGGGAATGCTGGCTGGAGCCAACATTTTTAGTAAGCTGGATGCAAACATGGGGTTTTGGCAAATTCCTTTAACTGCAGATTCAGCGAAACTGACAACTTTCATTACACCCTTCGGGCGCTATTACTTCAGGCGGCTACCGTTTGGCATAGCATCCGCCCCAGAACATTTTCAGAACCGGATGGTGACGGAGGTCACAGAAGGGCTTGAGGGCGTTGTTTGCCACATGGACGATGTGCTGGTGTGGGGCCGAACACAAAAGGAGCATGATGCTCGCCTGCATGCCACACTAGAAAAGATCCAAAAGGCAGGCATCACTCTGAATGTCGATAAGTGCGATCTGTCAAAGTCAGAGGTGACTTTTCTAGGCCACGTGCTCTCCACCAGTGGCATCAGCCCAGACCCAAGCAAAACAGAAGCTGTAAGGAAGATGCAGGAGCCAACAACTGTGACTGAGTTGAGAAGTTTTCTTGGAATGATAAATCAACTTGGGAAGTTTGTGCCGCAGCTGGCCGAGAGAGACAAGCCTCTGCGAGATCTCCTGTCAAAAAAGAACTGCTGGGTGTGGGGCGTCGACCAGGCAAGGGCCTTCCAGGATCTAAAGGATGCACTGACGTCTACACCAGTGCTAGCCATGTATGATCCCAACAGAGAGTGCAAAGTCTCAGCAGACGCGTCGTCGTACGGGTTGGGAGGCGTACTGCTACAAAAGTGGGAAGAAGAGTGGAGGCCAGTGGCCTACATGTCGCGGTCTCTCACACCAACAGAGCAGAGATACGCGCAAGTAGAGAAGGAAGCTTTGGGGCTGACCTGGGCCTGTGAGAGGTTCCGCAACTTCCTCATCGGGAAACATTTCCAGATGGAGACGGACCACAAGCCTCTCCTGAGTCTTCTTGGGTCTCAAGCACTGGATGCTCTACCTCCACGGATCCAACGCTTCAGAATGCGTCTGATGCGCTATTCTTATTCTATCTCTCATGTGCCAGGGAAGTGCCTGTGGACAGCTGATACGCTGTCACGAGCTCCTGTCAAGAGAGAGGAGACAGCAGCGGACAAAGAGCTGTTTGAAGAAACCAACATCTATGCGGACATGGTACTGGAGAACCTACCTGCAAGCGCTGACTACCTGGAGGAGCTGAGAGAGCAGCTGCAGAGAGACAGTGTGTGTGCACAGGTGATGCAGCTGTGTGCTGAAGGCTGGCCAGCACACGGTTCCAAAGAACCAGCACTCAGGCTGTACTGGGCAGAGCAGGCGTTCCTTACAGTTCAAGATGGTGTCCTGCTGAAGGGACACAGGCTCGTCATCCCTTCTACAATGAGAAATTATGTTCTCGCCAAATTGCATGAAGGACACCAAGGCGTGGTGAAGTGTAGACAGCGGGCACGACAGTCAGTATGGTGGCCCGGGCTTAGCCAGCAGCTGAATGAATTGGTTCTCAACTGCCGAACATGCTGTAAGGAGAGACAGAACCACAGGGAGCCGCTGATGCCGTCACCATACCCAGGCCGACCATGGGAGAAGTTAGGAGCTGATTTGTTCATGCTCGGTACCAAGACCTACCTGCTGGTAGTGGACTACATGTCAAGGTATGTGGAGATTGCTTTGCTGACCTCCACAAGATCAAACGATGTAATCCACCACCTAAAATCGATCTATGCACGTCACGGAATCCCGGATGTTCTCGTGTCGGATGGTGGGCCCCAGTTCTCCGGAGCAGGCTTTGCCGAGTTCGCAGAGTCTTACGGATTCCGTCACATTACCAGTAGCCCAAGATACCCTCAAGGTAACGCCGAAGCCGAACGTGCAGTACAGACGGCGAAAGGTCTCCTAAAGAAAGCAGATGACCCCTATCTTGCTTTGCTCGCTTACAGGGCTACTCCTCTCGACAATGGGTATAGTCCAGCGCAGCTTCTCATGGGGAGGAGGCTCCGCACAACAGTGCCTATCCTTCCTGTTTTGCTAAATCCTGCTCTTCCTGATAGTGAAGCTGTTATGCGGAAAGAAGGGGAGAAGAGGACAAAAGATGCACAACGCTACAACCTGCGGCATCGTGCAATGAACCTTGACAGACTGAATCCGGGACAGGACGTGTGGATCAAGGACCAAAAGAAAGCCGGAGCTATCATCGGACGTCACACCACTCCACGATCGTATCTGGTGGAAGGACCCCATGGGTCTATCAGACGGAACCGTCGTCATCTCATCCCTATGGGATCCTCGCCGGAGCAGAGTGGCCGTGGTGCAGCAGAGCCGTTCCTGGGGGGCGTCCCGGAACAACCTTCAGCAGAAACATCGCAGCAGAGTGTTCCAGAACCTCCATCTACTCCTACTCCTAGAACCAGGTCTGGGAGGGCTGTGGTGAGACCAACTAGGTTGGACCTATAATTTTGTTTCCTATAGACATTACAGAGActctaatgaaaaaaaaaaagaatgttactGTATGTGGTAAAAGACAGAAAAGTGCAATTGGAGTGTTTTGGATATGTTTTCTTGTACTGTAAATGTTCAAGTCAGTTGCAGGGCTTAGGTTGAGGACAGTACAGGATTAGTATAGGATGGATGTTTGAGTATTGATGTGAAGTGGATTGTTCTAAGggtaaaatatgtgtgtgtgtttgattgtCTGGTACAGGCTCATATAGGAGCAGACCTTCCAACCACGAGGCAGAATAATCCTCAAGGTCTGTTGAATCAATGGTGGTCTACCCATTGATTCTAGAAAGGGGAGATGTGGTGTGATTGTATTATGGGAGAACTACAGAGTCGACAGGCTATGACGTCACGGGGTGCGACGGAGCGGGAGACAGTGTGGGAGTGAGTCAGAGAGGACACTTGTTGTGATTGAGCTTGAGCTGATAAAAGTATCCACATTATAAAGTACAGCTGGACTCACGTATTTATTCAGTAACAcgacaggatgaagcagagcttttattgtgcaactgtgcagtcgtgtttggagttttgacgacaggtacggcgctagagtctgttgaaataaaaagtgtttctcgccttcctgtcggtaattttttcttgataatgagctggcagcagccagcgtcatctcagaagaccctcgggtgccgtgaatgtcaatcaagtgacgaaagtacgtcatagtgaagatttatgatcgctcatttttaggactatttttttaatgcctggctggcgatcgactgacacaccctccgcgatcgaccagtAGCTcgtgatcgacgtaatgagcacccctggtgtagattgtcactgaagacatcaaaactatgacacatgtgaagtgaaaaccatttcaggtgactacctcttgaaactcatcgagagaatgccaagagtgtgcaaagcagtaatcagagcgaacggtggctattttaaagaaactataatataaaacatgttttcagttatttcacctttttttgttaagtacataactccacatgtgttcattcatagttttgatgccttcagtgacaatctacattgtaaatagtcatgaaaataaagaaaacacattgaatgagaaggtgtgtccaaacttttggcctatactgtgtatatactgtatatatatatacagcccggcgcccggccaaattgttttaacccgatgcagcccctgagtcaaaaagtgtgGTGATCCCTGGGTTAGAAAAAGCGGCGCCGCAAAAAAGAGGATTTCATCTGGTTCCCGTACACTTAAGGACATGATGGAGCGCATGCAGGTAGAGCTGGCAAGCTTTCAAGGCCTACATGGCTGTATGAAAGGTGCATACAGTACGTATCATAGCAACAGCTCCCATCCTTGACAAATAGGTCTGAATGTACATTGGTAGTAGAAAAAAAAGTAGGTCCAATCTACATTAAAAGTTccatataatataattatttcaACAATTTGAAGTGGATCGTGGTCCAAAATCTAGCTTTGGTGCTGACATTTAGATAGTTAGTAAACCCTACCGGAAACACGCCGTTTTGTGGGTCTGTAGTTTAAATGCCAATGAACTGTGTTTGTGTGTTCAATAAGCGCTATTGTGTACTATATCATGTTTTTACATATACACTGACTGCATTTGTCCAACATTATAGAGGtcaaactgtcatgatccgttgcctggatcatgttttgtttagttttgactccctcagttctgttttcagctcccttgagtttgtgtgttttggtTACCGTAGGtgctgactagggatgtccgataatggctttttgccgatatccgatattccgatattgtccaactctttcattaccgataccgatatcaaccgataccgatataaacagtagtggaattaacacattattatgcctaatttggacaaccaggtatggtgaagataaggtcatttaaaaaaaaaattaaataataaaataagataaataaattaaaaacattttcttgaataaaaaagaaagtaaaacaatatgaaaacagttacatagaaactagtaattaatggaaattagtaaaattaactgttaaaggttagtactattagtggaccacaatcatgtgtgcttacggactgtatcccttgcagactgtattgatatatattaatatataatgtaggaaccagaatattaataacagaaagaaacaacccttttatgtgaatgagtgtgaatgagtgtaaatgggggagggaggttttttgggtttgtgcactaattgtaagtgtatcttgtgttttttatgttgatttgataaaaaataaaaaataaaataaataaaaagataccgataataaaaaaaaacataccgataatttccgatattacattttaaagcacttatcggccgataatatcgtcaggccgatattattggacatctctagtgctgactagtttcacctgtctctgattagtgtccgggacgctcacctgctgccgggcactaatcagagagctatttattcccatTTTtcaccacgctcagtctggctttttTGTTTGCATTATGCAACAGTGACGACGTCTACTAATTTCTTCCATGCAAAATACGTTATATTAAGTATTTCTACGATCTGTGCTAAGCTACGCTATCGGCACGTTTTtctgtctttttgtatttttgcatgtttcatggacaataaatcattgtctcacctgcaccttgcctccggagttcctgctgcatc includes these proteins:
- the LOC133661281 gene encoding uncharacterized protein K02A2.6-like is translated as MSEGDGVAAGPARPPSAPVVAVGPCATFNIQPPESFDFSNPQEWDKWIRRFERFRLASNLNASSEDNQVNTLIYCMGDEADDILRGLNLTAAQRRTYQGVREGLQGFFVVKKNVIYERAKFNMRKQKEGESVDSFVTALYALAEHCSYGMLHNELIRDRLVVGLQDKGLSERMQLDADLTLDKAIRMARQSEEVKRQQSTLRGDTTRLEASDAKSVDRVFKSNFKSAKNKPQYADSPKYKPHSTQYSKDKGAQSLCQNCGSSPSHPKSDCPANDVKCHACGRRGHYKRVCKSKSVHEVEEDEEEIFLGSVTEDGDPWMVKIGIRESSVTFKIDTGADVTVLPHSVFLNTYRNDLPSLRKATKPLLGPGRNPLDVVGVASLLLRRGEKTEREDVYIARHVHTALLGRSVSCRLGLVARLDSVTMETLKEYYPKLCTGLGEVRQPYSIKLSPGAEPFSLKTPRRIPLPLMDKVKQELSRMEQLGVISRIEEPTDWCAGIVVVPKKTGAVRICVDLTKLNESVCREKFILPSVEETLGMLAGANIFSKLDANMGFWQIPLTADSAKLTTFITPFGRYYFRRLPFGIASAPEHFQNRMVTEVTEGLEGVVCHMDDVLVWGRTQKEHDARLHATLEKIQKAGITLNVDKCDLSKSEVTFLGHVLSTSGISPDPSKTEAVRKMQEPTTVTELRSFLGMINQLGKFVPQLAERDKPLRDLLSKKNCWVWGVDQARAFQDLKDALTSTPVLAMYDPNRECKVSADASSYGLGGVLLQKWEEEWRPVAYMSRSLTPTEQRYAQVEKEALGLTWACERFRNFLIGKHFQMETDHKPLLSLLGSQALDALPPRIQRFRMRLMRYSYSISHVPGKCLWTADTLSRAPVKREETAADKELFEETNIYADMVLENLPASADYLEELREQLQRDSVCAQVMQLCAEGWPAHGSKEPALRLYWAEQAFLTVQDGVLLKGHRLVIPSTMRNYVLAKLHEGHQGVVKCRQRARQSVWWPGLSQQLNELVLNCRTCCKERQNHREPLMPSPYPGRPWEKLGADLFMLGTKTYLLVVDYMSRYVEIALLTSTRSNDVIHHLKSIYARHGIPDVLVSDGGPQFSGAGFAEFAESYGFRHITSSPRYPQGLLLSTMGIVQRSFSWGGGSAQQCLSFLFC